ATATATCTCCTGTCGCTGAAGGGTTATTTCTTTATCTTCCATGTAATCGTCAAAACTTCTCAGTTTATCCAAAAAGCCTTTTGGTCCTATTTCGATAATACGGTTGGCGACTGTTTGGGTGAAAGTGTGGTCTCTGGAAGTAAAAAATACATTGCCGGGAAAATTAATCAGGGCATTATTCAAAGTCGTGATCGTCTCCAGATCCAGGTGATTGGTAGGTTCGTCCAGCATAAGGACGTTGGCTTCCGTCAACATCATTCTCGAAAGCATACAACGTACTTTTTCTCCCCCTGACAGTACATTGGACATTTTAAATGTTTCCTCTCCTGAAAAGAGCATTTTGCCCAGAAACCCTCTGATATAAGACTCGTCCTTCTCTTTTGAAAACTGTCGAAGCCAATCAATCAGATTCATAGGATCAGCCGCAAAATACTTTTCATTTTCATTGGGCAGATATGAACTGGTGATAGTCTGTCCCCATTCAATCAATCCACTATCAGGTGTGATTTCACCGCTCAATATTCTGTAAAGCGCAGATGTAGCCATACCATTTTTTGATAGAAATGAGATCTTGTCCCCATGATCCACATTGAAGCTCAGATCTTTGATCAGAACATCTCCATCCGCACTGTAATTCAGTCCCTTTACACTCAGTATTTCTTTACCGGCTTCTCTGGCAGGTTTAAAGATAATGCCCGGATACTTTCTGCTGGAAGGCTTGATATCTTCAATATTAATTTTTTCTAGCATCTTTTTCCTTGCTGTGGCTTGTTTGGATTTGGATGCATTGGCACTGAACCTGTCTATAAATGCCTGGAGTTCTTTTACTTTTTCTTCTGCCTTTTTATTGGATTGTTGTTTCTGACGGAGTGCTAGTTGACTGGATTCATACCAAAAGCTGTAATTTCCTGAATAGAGATTAATTTTACTATAATCAATATCCGCTATATGTGTACACACGGTGTCGAGAAAGTGCCTGTCATGCGAAACGATTAAAACCGTATTCTTAAATTCCAGCAAAAAATCTTCCAACCAACTGACCGTATGTATATCCAGATCATTGGTGGGCTCATCCAGAATCAACACATCGGGGTCACCAAATAATGCCTGTGCAAGAAGGACTCTCACTTTCTGATTACCATTCAGGTCTTTCATCAGTTTGTAATGTTCACTCTCCGGGATGCCGATACCACTCAGCAAAGTGGCCGCATTAGACTCTGCATTCCAGCCATCCATTTCTGCAAAGACTTCTTCAAGTTCGGATGCTTTGATACCATCCGCTTCAGAGAAATCTTCTTTCATGTATATTGCGTCTTTCTCCTGCATGATGGACCATAGTTTTGAGTGGCCCATCAAAACGGTATTCAGCACGGTTACTTCATCGTATTCGAAGTGATCTTGTTTTAGGACTGCCATTCTTTTACCGGTCTCAAGACTTACGGAGCCTTTATTGGCTTCCATTTGACCAGACAAAATTTTTAAGAATGTAGATTTACCTGCACCATTGGCACCGATAATACCATAACAGTTTCCTTCTTTAAATGTGACATTGACTTCATCAAACAATATTCTTTTACCGTATTGTAATGATATATTTTGCGTCGAAAGCATGATAATTTAATATTTAAGGCCGCAAAAGTACACAAAATAAAATTCTTATCGCCTGATATAAGTTATAGTGTGTAAAACAAATTGCACTTTTTTACAAAAATGTATTTGCTCTACTAACCCCCGCCCCCTGAAGGCTACCGTTTACACACAAATATATAAAAAAGCTATATATTTGTGTATCAAAATAAGGAACACATGGATAATCAAGGACTGGTTGCATGTTTCGGAGACAAGCGACTGGAAAAAAGGGGGCTGTCATAGCCAATCGGTTGACGGAGACATTTGATAAATCTATTCACAAGTTTTCGCTATCACGTGCCGAGTGCGTTGCAACCTATAGATTTTTAGACAATCCCAGAGTAAGTGAGGATGTTTTAATAAATCGAATGATGTTACAAACTCAGGCTGCAACAAAAGGAAAGCGAGTAATATGTTTAGGTGATACCACCGAGTGGAATTTAATGAAACATAAAAGGCGGATAAACCTAAAGAGTAGTAAAATAGGAGTAATTTCAGACAATCGAACTTATGGTTTTCTTAGTCATAATATATTAGGAATTGACAGGGATAGTCTAGATCCACATGGGTGGTTAAGTGTTGATGTATTTAATAGAGATATTGATAATGAAGCCTTTACGCGAGATAATCATTCGGTGCCTATAGAAGAAAAGGAGTCTTATAAATGGTTAAGTACTTCCATAAAAGCAAAGGAAGTATCATTAAAATCATGTGATCACGCTCTTTTGTAACAGATAGGGAGTCAGATATTTATGAGTACATGTGTACGATCCCGGATGAAAAAACAGATATATTATTTAGAGCAAGCCAAAACAGAAGAGCAATAAATGGAACAGGAGAGCTAGTAAAAGTATTTGATGATATCGCAAAGAGAGATAAAATAGGGGAAGTAAATATAAAGATACAAGATAATAAAAAGAGAGAGGACAGGACAGCTGTATTGGAAGTAAGAAGTTTAAGATACAAAATACAAAGGCCGGAAAAAAAGCGGCTGAGAGAGAAATATCCTAGAAATGTAGAACTAACAATGCTACATGCAAGAGAACAAAACCCACCCGCTTGGGAAAGTCCGGTGGAATGGTATTTATGGACAACGGAACAAGTAAGGGGAATAGAAGATTGTAAAGAGAAGTTGGAGATATATAAACAAAGGTGGAAAGTGGAGGAGGCACACAGATTATTAAAAAAAGAAGGATTTAATTTGGAGGCTAGTGAATTAGAAACGCCGGAAGGCATAAGGAAATTATTAATTTTGGGTATGGAAGCATCATTAAAAATACAACGATTAAAAGAGGCACGAGATGGAGACACCTCAATAGAAGTGAAAGAAGTTTTTGAAGAAGAGGAGGTGAAGTGTTTAGAACAGCTAAATAAAGTGTATCAAGGAGCCACAGAGAAACAAAAAAATCCACATCCCGAACATTCATTAGCATGGGCATCTTGGATCATAGCAAGAATCGGAGGATGGAAGGGATATGCTTCCCAACGCAAACCAGGTACAATAACATACAAATGGGGGTATGAAAAATTTCAAACTCTTATGGTGGGATACAGACTAAAAAACTCTCCCCCCTAATTGTGTGTAAACGGTAGCCCCTGAAGGGGAGTTCAGCGCATTGGTAAGTACAAGTGGGTAGGTCGTCCGATGGGGAATGAGCCTGCCTGACTACTTAGGCAGGCAGGCCCACCTGCTCAGAAGCGTACAGGCCCGCCTGCCCACAGATTCGGGCAGGGGTTGATAAGAGTATAAAAATATTTTGTGCATTTTGTTATACACACAAGTTAATATCCCGACGTTAATTAATATTTAAATTACTTTACTTAATCCAACAAATGCGTATTTTGGCACCTTGAAATTAAATAAAGCAAAAAATGCAACACAAAAATATTATCCTTATGCTGATTATGGCATTCTGTATTGTCTTTTCGATCGATGCAGAGGCACAAACAAAAAGAAAAAGAACCAGCAAAAGAGCTGAAAAGAAAGAAACAAAAAAGAAAGAAGTAAAAGAAGATAGTGACCCCGAAAATGATGTGGTGTTTTTCAGGGATTTGATGAATTATGAAATGAAAATCGGTAACATAGGTTTTTTTAACGGCTTCAGTTTGTCAACCAAAATAAATGCCGGATATAAATTGAATAATCACTTAACGACCGGTTTAGGCGCTAAATTATTCTATGACCAATTCATTGTAAGCAACGGCCCTGATATTTCTTACTTTGACAGAGGCGTCTTTGCATTTGCGAGAGGAAAAGTTACTCAGGAAATATACTTACAGGCAGAATATCATCATACAGTGTATGATCAAATTAATTTTACTGAAAGTGTAAACTATCCAACATTTGGAGCAGGATATATGAGTGGTTTTGGGAAATGGAAATTCGGGCTGGAATTACTATACATTGCTAATGACCGTGCAAGGGATTTACAAAACAGCGTTGTGGAATATTGGGTAGGAGCTGCTTATAACTTCTGACTACGACTCTTTTAGACCATTTCTAAAAAACAAATTTTGAAATACTATTCAAAAAAATCAATTATTAAGATCGTCAAACATACCGGTAAGTGGATCTGAAAAATTAAGACTGTTCTCCAGTATATTTTTGCCAATTACTTCAGATTCTGAGAGACCATGGAGCACTAATTCCATAAAAGGTATGATTTTATCTTCCTCATTAATATAACTTCTAACTAATTTTTCCAGACCCGCAATCGACTTTATAGATTTCTGAAAGTCTGTATCTGTATCATCATTTAACAAATCAAGCGTATTTCCTCCTGCAAACCATGCCTTTATCACACCGTATTCATCTTTCAGGTCGCGTTTGATTTTTTGATTGGGATTAGGGAAATGCTCCAGAAACAATTCTTTCAAAGATTTAAATAATAGATTCAAAGCAACATTATAAGGACCTTCCTGTTCACCCTCGTACACGAGCTCAATTTTACCTGTTATTGCAGGTATGACACCCCAGAAATCAGTAATCCTGGTGGTGGTACCGCTTTCGCCATTCAGAAGCATCCTGCGTTCTGCTGTGCTGTAAAGATTCTCAAATGCAGAAATACTAAGTCTTGCAGAGACGCCACTTTTGTCATCAACATAAACACTTTCTCTGGCATTAAAGCTGATCATTTCTATGAGTTTCCTGTGTAAATCCGGAACCCGTATAGCATTAAGCTGACTGACATTGACTCTCGCTTCCTGCCGGGTTATCTCCATTGCAGTGTCTATACTTCTCGGATAATGCGTTAGAATCTGGCTTTCAATACGATCTTTTAGCGGAGTAATTATACTACCCCGATTGGTATAATCTTCCGGATTGGCTGTAAACACAAACTCAATATCTAAAGGTAATCTAAGCTTAAATCCTCTGATCTGAAGGTCACCTTCCTGCAGAATATTGAAGAGGGAGACCTGAATTCTGGCCTGAAGATCCGGTAATTCATTGATCACAAATATACTTCTGTGAGATCTGGGTATCAATCCGAAATGAATAACCCGTTCATCAGAATAAGGAAGTTTCAAAGTAGCAGCTTTGATAGGATCAACATCACCGATCAAATCCGCAATACTGACATCGGGAGTTGCCAATTTTTCAACATATCTTTCGGAACGGTGTATCCATTCTATAGGGGTATCATCGCCTTTTTCAGAAATAAGGTCTTTGGCAAATCTGGACAGAGGATTTAAAGGATCATCGTTCAGTTCAGAGCCTGATACAACAGGCATATATTCATCTAACAATGAGATCATCAATCGGGCTAATCTGGTTTTGGCTTGTCCGCGGAGTCCAAGTAACAAAATATTATGGCCGGATAAAACTGCTCTCTCAATATCAGGAAGAACTGTATCGTCAAAACCCAAAATTCCTTCAAAAACTTTCTCTTTGTTCTTAAGTTTTTTAACAAGATTTTCTCTCATCTCCAACTTTACACTTCTGGAAACATAACCAGATTGTTCCAACTGCCCTAATGTCTTTATATCTTTCACGCTATTCATTTTAACATTTTTAAATGTAGCTTTTTCCTAAGCTATTGTCTTCTTTTTCTTTTATTTTGTTTATAGTCCATAAAAAGGAATTCTCCCAGATTTTCCAGAGATGAATAGAACGCCTTTCCTGCATTCGCTTTCGTAAACTGGTCAACAAAATTTACTAAGTAAGGATCTCTGGCAATCATAAATGTAGTAATGGGAATGTGTAATTTTTTACAGTTCACAGCAAGTGCCAGTGTTCTATTTAAAATTTTACGATCCAGTCCAAAACTGTTTTTATAATAATTTTTACCTTTCTTGATACAGGTCGGTTTCCCATCTGTGATCATCATGATCTGTTTGTTGGGATTTTTCCTTTTTCGGAGCAAATCCATTGCCAATTCAAGCCCGGCAACTGTATTGGTATGATAGGGACCTACTTCAAGATAAGGAAGATCTTTAATTTCTATCTGCCAGGCATCATCACCAAATACGATGATATCCAGGGTATCTTTTGGATATCGGGTGATTATCAATTCGCTCAGCGCCATTGCCACTTTTTTAGCCGGAGTAATCCTGTCTTCGCCATACAAAATCATAGAATGTGAGATATCAATCATCAGAACGGTACTGGTTTGACTCTGAAAATATGTTTCATGTATTGCAAGATCAGCTTCTGTTAGTTTAAAATCATCCAATCCATGGTTGATCTGAGCATTGCGCAAAGTCTCTGAGATAGCTATATGATCGAGCTTATCACCAAACTGAAATGGTCTTAACTCTGAAGTAAATTCATCGCCCTGTCCGCTGACTCGTGTGTTGTGTTGGCCCTTTCCTGATTTTTTAAGCTGGTCAAAAATGCCATCTAAAGCAAATCTTCTTAGAGCATTTTCCATTTTTACAGTAGGATTGAAAGTTGGTTTTCCTTGCCCGGTTGACTGGGCCAAAAGTCCTTTGTCAATCAAATCTTTCACAAAATCACCTATACCGTAATTTTCATCAGTCAGTTTGTATTTCTTATCTAATTCTGTCAACCAGGAAATTGCTTCATTTACATCTCCCGAAGTGTGTATCAGTAAATCTTTAAAAATTTTCAGGAGACGTTCGAACGGGTCAGCAGAATCGTCTTCAGGTTCATAATTTTTAAATCTCCATCCTATCATTCAATATCTTTTCTATTTCCACTAACAGAATAGTTCGGTCATTGTTTGGCAATTAAAAATAAAAATGTCCCCTCAGATAATTAGCAGTGCCCGTGGATAATAAACTGATTGGCAGGAAAAAGGAAATAAAGAATGCTTCATTGAGTGAAAGTAAGGAATCAGATTTTTGCACTATATTTGCCTCCAAATATAAAATGACATGAAAATTTTTCATTTATTTATTGTAATAGGGTTAACAACATTAATCGCCTGTTCAGGCACTAAAGATATCCGTAAATTTAAGGAAAAAGATATCATTATCAGTCTCCAGAAAGGCTCCTGCTTTGGCAAATGTGCTGTATATAAATTTGATATTTACAAAAATAAGATTGCCGTCTTTACCGGAACCGCACACACCGAAAAATTGGGTGTTTACAGCAAAGCACTTACGGAGATGGAAATCAAAGATTTAAAAAATGAGTTTGCTTCTATTAAATTTTTTGAAATGAAAGACGAATATCCTTATGATATTATAGACTTTCCGCAAGTCTCCATTTTCTTTAAGGACGGAAAAATTTCTAAGAAAGTCACCGGAAGAGATGGCCGGCCAAAATCTCTGACTGACCTACAGGTTAGATTGGAAAAAATAGCAAACAGCCCAGGTTGGAAACTCGAAATAAAATCTGAACAGGCACCAACCCCTGAAGAGCCGCAGATAGAAAATGTACCGGAAGTCCAGATTGATTCTGAAATTATCATTGAACCAGCACCCAATGTTTCATTAGCCAGATGGTTTAAAAAATATGAAAGATATGATGTCAGACTGATAAAAAAAATAGCTCCAAATTTAAATTTCTGGCTTATTACTTATGATACTTCAATTATAAAACCCGCAGATTTTCTGGAAATGATCAGACAGGATACAGAAATATCCAATGCAGAATTCAATAAAAAATTAAGTCCGAGAGAACATTAAATTATCTCCTGACTTGTCCCATTTAGTGCGGTGGGAATAATTTGGCGATTAGCCTGGTCATTTTTGGAGTCTGCTCAGCCTTAACGATGACGGTTTTATTGGTTATATGATTTAGGATTTGTCCATCAACTATTCTTTTGATTCGTCCAGGAACTTTCTTATCGACACACCTGTCTTTAGTTCGATGTGTTTGGAGATCACTAAAGCCATAAAACATATCAGAATGTGCAGCTTTATAGGCTGTTCCTTAAAATGGAATATTGGTCCGGTTTGCAGATCACTTTTGGTTACTCGAAAAGCCTGTTCTATTCTGTACAGCTCGTGATAACGCTCAATGATGGTTTCATTGCCCACTTTTGTTTCTTCTAAATTGGTATAGTAGCCTTTGATCCCAAGCAGCTTCTTTGTTTTTTCGATTAGGTCTTCGTTAAGTTCCATTTTCTGGTCATTGGTCTTGGTAAATTTTTGTTTTCTTCTCTTTGATGGTAATTCAATTACCTGTTTTGCTTTCTCTATTTGTTTGTTCATCTCATATAAATCTTTGCGGTATCGCACAGAAGAATAACTACAAATCAAACAACCTAATTCCGTCTTAATTCTGATACTTTTACCATCTTGCCTGACGATTTGTTGGTCTATAGTTTCGAGCAGCTTTACTGAAAGGTTGCCCAATCGTGCTCCTACAATATAGTTGATATTGTTTTGGATTAAGTGTGCAATATTTTCTGAACTAATCATTGCCGCATCTGCCACTACCGTAAATGATTCCACATTATTTCTTTTGATAAAATCTTTGATGACAGGAACAATCGTATGTCCTTCAAACGTGTTGCCACTGAAGATTTCATAAGCAATCGGAAAACCTTCCTGGGTAACCATCAGCGCTATTAATATTTGTGGTTGCTGCGATTTATTGTCTTTAGAAAAGCCGTTCTTTCGTAATTCGTCTTCTGCAAAGGTCTCAAAGTAAAGTGTTGTCACATCGTAAAAAACAATATCATAATTGAACGAATAATGCTCCTTTGCAAAATCTACTACTTTCGTCTCTACCTTTTCTTTTAAGTCAATACATTGTGGAGCAATCTTGTAATAACTCTTACGACTATGTTTTATGCCAAAAAAATGTTCCATCAATTCTAAGGAACGAAGTTTAGATGCTGGTTCAAATATCCTCATTGTTACCAAATCATTCAATAATGCCGGCAACCCAACAAACCCCAATTTATCCTGTATAGTATTTATCTGTTGGTAGAAAAAATGGTATTGCACCCCGATAAATGTACAATGATTGAGATGAAGTAGTTTGTTTGGGCTTTCATCGGGAAAAACAGATAACTGCTTTGAAGCGTCTTTGATCCATTCATTAGCTATAGTCATAAGTTCATCTAGTTCGATTTCGTTATGAGCCGAGCCAATATGGTGTAAAATGATTCGCCTGTTGTTTTGATACCGTACTATTTGAACCGCTTTGGCATTTGATGCGGTTTTGACTATCCTGATTTTCACTCCAAAACACTCATTTAGTGCGGTAAAATTAAGAAAATAAAACGTGATAATGCTGATAATCAATATTTTATAAACGCACTAAATTCGATGGGTACAAGTCAGGAAAAATAGCTCCAAATTTAAATTTCTGGCTTATTACTTATGATACTTCAATTATAAAACCCGCAGATTTTCTGGAAATGATCAGACAGGATACAGAAATATCCAATGCAGAATTCAATAAAAAATTAAGTCCGAGAGAACATTAAATTATCTCCTCCCGCTAAACAGATTTCCGGCATTTCGCTGACCATAGTCATATTTCAGGAAACTTAAAGAAGTAGATTTTACTCCGATAAAAAAACTATATGTCCCGTTATCCGGTGCCCAGGTAAAATTCATTTGCCAGCAATGCAAGTCTCTGGAGAATGCAAAATATGGGTATGGGAAAGCATTTTGCTGAATATCATATGCGATATTCCCTATATTCAGATTCCAATTTTTGGTGAGTGGGATTGAGCCACTTAAACTAATCGAATGTGAAGTGACAATAAATGTATCCCTCTCATTTTGTTTTCTTATCTGAAAATTATATGCATGTGAAATATTGAAATTGTCAAACCAGTCAGCGAGTGATATTTCATTTTTGTTTTCCTTTTGCTTATCTTCATTTGGTTCTGTTAGATTCAGATTTTGATTAAATGGTGAATTCTGGTTATTGGGTACCGGTTGATCCCTGATAGGTTGATTTACTTTTGCCTTGCCGGAAAATATTTCTCTGATCTGTCTGAATGTAAGACCTGATGAAAATTGACCGTTAAAATCCCTGAATTCAAGAACACGATTTTTCGCATCCCAAACAGTCTGATTGATCCTTCTGTTGTTTTTATATACATACGGTGTGAAAGCCATACTAAAGTTAAAATTGGTTAAACCCTTCAAAATCCTTGTATTACCATTAATTCTGATATCACTCCAGCCGAATGAATCCACTGCAAAATTGTATCCGCCATTCACATTGATATTATCGAAAAGACGAAGTATTTTTTCTGAAGAATCCTTTTTAGAAAAATATTTTGCTTCAAATATATTCAAAATACCAAAGTTGATGGCTTTCTGTTCTTCATTTCCCTGAAGAGTTCCAAAAGGTCCGTTTTGAAAAGGGTTATAAATTCTGGGATTAT
The genomic region above belongs to Saprospiraceae bacterium and contains:
- a CDS encoding ATP-binding cassette domain-containing protein, producing MLSTQNISLQYGKRILFDEVNVTFKEGNCYGIIGANGAGKSTFLKILSGQMEANKGSVSLETGKRMAVLKQDHFEYDEVTVLNTVLMGHSKLWSIMQEKDAIYMKEDFSEADGIKASELEEVFAEMDGWNAESNAATLLSGIGIPESEHYKLMKDLNGNQKVRVLLAQALFGDPDVLILDEPTNDLDIHTVSWLEDFLLEFKNTVLIVSHDRHFLDTVCTHIADIDYSKINLYSGNYSFWYESSQLALRQKQQSNKKAEEKVKELQAFIDRFSANASKSKQATARKKMLEKINIEDIKPSSRKYPGIIFKPAREAGKEILSVKGLNYSADGDVLIKDLSFNVDHGDKISFLSKNGMATSALYRILSGEITPDSGLIEWGQTITSSYLPNENEKYFAADPMNLIDWLRQFSKEKDESYIRGFLGKMLFSGEETFKMSNVLSGGEKVRCMLSRMMLTEANVLMLDEPTNHLDLETITTLNNALINFPGNVFFTSRDHTFTQTVANRIIEIGPKGFLDKLRSFDDYMEDKEITLQRQEIY
- a CDS encoding IS4 family transposase, with translation MCTIPDEKTDILFRASQNRRAINGTGELVKVFDDIAKRDKIGEVNIKIQDNKKREDRTAVLEVRSLRYKIQRPEKKRLREKYPRNVELTMLHAREQNPPAWESPVEWYLWTTEQVRGIEDCKEKLEIYKQRWKVEEAHRLLKKEGFNLEASELETPEGIRKLLILGMEASLKIQRLKEARDGDTSIEVKEVFEEEEVKCLEQLNKVYQGATEKQKNPHPEHSLAWASWIIARIGGWKGYASQRKPGTITYKWGYEKFQTLMVGYRLKNSPP
- a CDS encoding magnesium chelatase; this encodes MNSVKDIKTLGQLEQSGYVSRSVKLEMRENLVKKLKNKEKVFEGILGFDDTVLPDIERAVLSGHNILLLGLRGQAKTRLARLMISLLDEYMPVVSGSELNDDPLNPLSRFAKDLISEKGDDTPIEWIHRSERYVEKLATPDVSIADLIGDVDPIKAATLKLPYSDERVIHFGLIPRSHRSIFVINELPDLQARIQVSLFNILQEGDLQIRGFKLRLPLDIEFVFTANPEDYTNRGSIITPLKDRIESQILTHYPRSIDTAMEITRQEARVNVSQLNAIRVPDLHRKLIEMISFNARESVYVDDKSGVSARLSISAFENLYSTAERRMLLNGESGTTTRITDFWGVIPAITGKIELVYEGEQEGPYNVALNLLFKSLKELFLEHFPNPNQKIKRDLKDEYGVIKAWFAGGNTLDLLNDDTDTDFQKSIKSIAGLEKLVRSYINEEDKIIPFMELVLHGLSESEVIGKNILENSLNFSDPLTGMFDDLNN
- a CDS encoding VWA domain-containing protein, producing the protein MIGWRFKNYEPEDDSADPFERLLKIFKDLLIHTSGDVNEAISWLTELDKKYKLTDENYGIGDFVKDLIDKGLLAQSTGQGKPTFNPTVKMENALRRFALDGIFDQLKKSGKGQHNTRVSGQGDEFTSELRPFQFGDKLDHIAISETLRNAQINHGLDDFKLTEADLAIHETYFQSQTSTVLMIDISHSMILYGEDRITPAKKVAMALSELIITRYPKDTLDIIVFGDDAWQIEIKDLPYLEVGPYHTNTVAGLELAMDLLRKRKNPNKQIMMITDGKPTCIKKGKNYYKNSFGLDRKILNRTLALAVNCKKLHIPITTFMIARDPYLVNFVDQFTKANAGKAFYSSLENLGEFLFMDYKQNKRKRRQ
- a CDS encoding IS1634 family transposase — its product is MKIRIVKTASNAKAVQIVRYQNNRRIILHHIGSAHNEIELDELMTIANEWIKDASKQLSVFPDESPNKLLHLNHCTFIGVQYHFFYQQINTIQDKLGFVGLPALLNDLVTMRIFEPASKLRSLELMEHFFGIKHSRKSYYKIAPQCIDLKEKVETKVVDFAKEHYSFNYDIVFYDVTTLYFETFAEDELRKNGFSKDNKSQQPQILIALMVTQEGFPIAYEIFSGNTFEGHTIVPVIKDFIKRNNVESFTVVADAAMISSENIAHLIQNNINYIVGARLGNLSVKLLETIDQQIVRQDGKSIRIKTELGCLICSYSSVRYRKDLYEMNKQIEKAKQVIELPSKRRKQKFTKTNDQKMELNEDLIEKTKKLLGIKGYYTNLEETKVGNETIIERYHELYRIEQAFRVTKSDLQTGPIFHFKEQPIKLHILICFMALVISKHIELKTGVSIRKFLDESKE